The candidate division WOR-3 bacterium DNA segment ATCTTTATTATAAAGCAGTTAGACTTAAGTTTAAGACCAAAGAAGTGCCCATAACCATTAACTATCCCAAACAAAAGAATGTTCCCTACACCAAAATGCGACCATTAATTGGCTGGTGGAGTATTACCCGACCAATAATCTATTTAAGATTAGGCTTGAAAAACTAATAAAAATCCATCGTCTATTATGAAAAAGAAAACACCTAAAAAACCACAGATACCAGGAGAAACAAAACCGATTTTACCTCAGTTATCACCGAAAACAATCTTTATTATTGCCCTTTTACTAAATTTAATTCTTTCTTTACTTTTATTTGACCCTAAACTTGAGACTGGTGGTGATAATGCCTTATATCTGATATTAGGCAAATCAATTATTAGCGGATTGGGGCTTCGAGACATTCATAATCCTAACCAACAACCACATACCACAGTGCCACCAGGCTTTCCTCTTATATTAGGAATTGGTCATGTTATCTTTAATAATAATTTCGTTGCCATAAAATTTATTATCTTACTCTTTTCCCTTGGCTCACTGGTAATTACCTATTACTTGTTGAGACATTATTTGGAAAAAGATTACATTATACCATTATTTGTTTTTGCCACATTACCTTTATATCTTCAATACTCTTATGCACTCTTTTCCGAAATACCATTCTTATTCTTTACCTTATTAAGTTTCTATTTATTTGAACAGGCAATCAAAAAAGAATCATTATTACTTCTAATTTTTAGTAGCCTTGCGGTTGTTGGTTCATATTATCTTCGGGCTGCAGGACTTGCATTTATTGTTGCTTTTGCGATATATCTCTTATGGAAACGCAAAATAAAATGGCTCATAATTTTTCTCTTAATCATTTTAGTATTAGTTTTGCCTTGGCTAATAAGAAACTACTCAATAAACAAACAAAATCCTTATATTGATGTCTTATTTGTGCGCAACCCGTATAATCTGCAAAGCGGAAAGATAACCATCAGCGATTTCTTCAATCGGATAATAACTAATATCAAAATCTATTTTTTCTATGCCTTACCCCAAATATTTTTACCGGCAATTAGCAACAGCGGACTCTTAACCTTATTAGGAATTATATTAACCCTAATCGTAATTTTCGGATTCTTTTCTAAGACCGGCAGAATCTTTCTCGCTTCAATTATCGGCTTAATTGTTTATGTCGGAATGCTCGTAGTCCGGCCAGAAGTTTGGAGTGGTGACCGATTTCTCTTACCGGTTGTGCCTATAATTTTAGTTTATATCTTCTTGGGCTTAAAATGGCTTGAGACCAAATTCAAGATTAAGAATTTTTTCACAATAGCCGTAGGATTACTTTTTATATTTATTAACATCATCGCAATCCTTCCTCAAGTAAAAATTGCCCTAACTAATAATTCACTTTATCTTAAAGGTGACAAATACGCCGGCTATTCTGCCGACTGGGTAAGATGGTTTGAAACTATAGAATGGATTGATAAGAATATTGCCAAAGATAAAATCATAATGTCACGCAAACCCGAATTTGTCTATCTTTTATCTGGATGTCGAGCAATTGGCTATCCCTTCACTGAAGACCAAGAACAAGTCAAAGAAGCAATTGCTAAATGTGATTATATTCTATTAGACAATTTTTATTGGACCGGCACAACCCGTCGGTATCTTTTACCTGTAATCCAAAAAGAGCCAGACAAATACCAGGTTATATTTAAGAGCAACAAGCCGGAATTTTATGTCCTGCAAGTGAAAAAATAAACAACCCGCACAAAAATCAGTAGTATAGAATATTTTGTGTAAATTTTAGTTTGAGATGTTAAAGAAAACAGATAATGGAAGAATAAGCCTTTATCAAAGATAAGAAATTAAACAAAATTCTTGACGCTAACATCATAAACCCTCATATAGTTAGATAAAATTGTTTAAGGACAGCAAAGCAATGCCAATAAGTTGCCAAGTTTACTCTAAAATAGTTTATAAACTTGCGATTATTCAGAACCAACTTACGCAATAGCCTGATTTCTCAACCCAAAATAAAGACCTTACCAGATTTTATCCAAAATCTGAATTTCTTAGCAATCCCAATTTAATTAAAATGTGCAAACTTTTGCACTTTTAACCCAAAATTGTCTAACTCCTTAACTACCAGCAAAGAAAACCCATTCCTTTCCCTACTCAAAAAAGTTATACATATAGACCAATAAAAAAATAAGCGAAATTTTTATTTAACTTATTGGAATAAAAAGAGATAATGGAAAATAGCCCTGACTGGATGGTATGACTCCCTCCGCTGTGGGGTGTGTTTTGAAGGTTGTGGAAAAGGTTATCTCAAGTCGTATCTCAAAGCATTTTTAGAGCCTTGCCTAATAAAGCATATCTTGGCACAGCGGTAAAGGCTTCTTTGGGTAGGCTTTTCAATTAGACTTATAGTATATCTTTGGGGTTGCGTCCTCGGTCGCAATTCAGCAATTATAAAGGTAAGCCCTTGAGCCGAGCAATTGCCTTACTCGGAAAAAATTAATAATAAACAATAACGGATTTGGGGGTTTTATTAACAGTTTCGATAAGGACGATTTATGAAATATTTCTTTGGATAAACAAGCCATCATTTTATTTTTATACCTTAACCCATTCTTTACATATCAAGTGAGCCTGTTCTAATACGGTATCAGTAGCTTTTTGTTGTTTATCGGGCGGGTAACCGTATTTCCTTAAAATTCTTTTTACCATTACCCTTAATTTTGCTTGGACATTTTCCCTTAAGGTCCAATCAATTGTGACATTTCTTCTTACAGTTTCAAATAATTCTCGTGCAATTGTCCGCAGCACCGCATCACCAAGAATTTTTACAGCACTGTCATTGGTCTCCAGAGCATCATAAAATGCCAATTCTTCTTCGGATAAATTTAATTTTTCCCCTCGTTTATGAGATTCTCGTATTTCTTTAGCAAGTGTTATCAGTTCTTCGATTATTTGTGCAGTTTCAACGGTGCGGTTAGTATATTTTCTAATTGCCTCTTCTAATAACTCAGAAAACCTTCTGCCTTCAACAATATTTTTTCTGAACCTAATTTTTATTTCATCACTTAATATTTTTTTCAGCACTTCAAATGCTAAATTTTTCTGGGGCATTCCTTTGATTTCTGCTAAAAACTCATCAGATAAAATTGAAATATCAGGTTTTTTCAAACCTGCTGCTGCAAAGATATCAATTACTCGGTCGGAAACAATTGCTTTGGATAATATCTGTTTAATCGCCGATTCAATATCTCCTTTTTCTCTTTCAGAAATCAGCGTTGATTTCATCATCATTGATTTTATGGCTTGAAATAGGCCAACTTCGTCTTTTATCGCCAATGCCTTTTCATTTGGGACAGACAGAGCAAATGCTAACATAAGTTTTCTGACATTTATGATAAAGCGTTCTTTGCCATTTTCCTGCTTGAGAATATGCTCCATAGCATCGCGCAAGAACTGGATTTTCTCATTGGTATCCAGTTGAAAAAACCGGGTGTAATCAAAACCATAAAACATCGCTTTAATAATCTCGTATTGTTCAAGTAAAACTTTGACTGCTTCTTCCTGGTCAAAGACCGGTCTGCCTTTACCCCCGCTTTCTGTATATTGGGCAACTGCTTTTTGTAAATCAACCGCAATGCCGATATAGTCAACTATTAGCCCACCGTTTTTATCTTTAAACACACGATTTACTCGTGCAATTGCTTGCATTAAGCTATGTCCACGCATTGGTTTGTCAATATACATCGTATGGAGACTTGGGACATCAAAACCTGTCAACCACATATCACGCACAATTACAATCTTCAGTGGGTCTGATGGATCCTTCATCCTTTCACCAATTGCTCTTCGTCTTTCTTTGTTGCGAATATGTTCTTGCCATTGTGGTGGGTCAGTAGCAGACCCGGTCATCACAATTTTAATAATTCCTTTATCGTCGTCTTGGTGATACCACTCAGGTCTTAACTTAATAATCTCATTATGCAAATCAATACAAATTCTTCGGCTCATACAGACAATCATTGCTTTACCATCAAGAACGCTTAAGCGTTTTTCCCAATGTTGGACAATATCTTCAGCAACTCTTTTGATTCTATTTTCCGCCCCGACAATCTTTTCCAGTCTTGCCCATTTTGTTTTTAGTCGTTCTTTTTGTTCTCTTTCCTCACCTTCGGTCACTTCTTCAAAATCTTCATCAATATGGGGGCGCTCTTCGGGTTTTAGTTCCAGTTTGGCTAATCGGCTTTCATAGTAAATCGGCACGGTCACTTTATCATTAATTGCTTGCTCAATATCGTAAATGTCAACATAATTACCAAATACTGCTGGTGTGCTTCGGTCTTCTTTTTCAATCGGCGTGCCGGTAAATCCAATAAAAGTTGCATTCGGCAACGCGTCTCGGATGTGTCGAGCAAAACCATCAATAAAATCATACTGACTGCGATGGGCTTCATCCGCAATCACAATAATGTTTCTTCGTTCCGATAACAATGGATATTTTGTGCCTTTGATTTCTGGTAAAAACTTCTGAATCGTCGTAAAGATAATGCCCCCTGATGAAACCTTCAAAAGTTCTTTAATTTCTTCTCGGGATTCGGCTTGTTTGGGTTCTTGCCTTAACAATTCTTGGCATCGGCTAAAAGTTCCGAATAACTGGTCATCTAAGTCATTTCTATCTGTTAAAAGAATGATCGTTGGATTTTCCAGTTCTGGTTGTAAGACCAATTTACCGACAAAAAATACCATAATTAAACTTTTACCTGAACCTTGAGTATGCCAGACCACACCTGCCCTTTTATCACCAATTGGTTGTTCTCTTATTGATGGCAATCCATATTTTTCGGGTTTTTCTCTTACTTGGGAATCAGAGACTGCGGAAGCACGGATGGTTGATTTTATTGCGTGATTAACTGCATTATACTGATGATAAATCGCAAGTTTTTTAGATATTTTTGAGATTCCGTCTTTTGTATCTTTATCAATTTCAAAAACAATAAAATGTCGGATTAAATCAAGTAAAACTTCTTTATTTAGCATTCCTTTAAGCATAACTTCCAGTTGTGAGAAATGTTCAGGCATCTTTTGACTATCAATCGTTTTCCAAGGCGAAAACCGCTCTTTATTAGAAGTCAAAGTTCCGGCTCGGGCTTCCCATCCATCGCTAATCACTAAAATCTCATTAAATCTAAATAACGACGGAATTTGTTGTTTATAAGTTTCAAACTGGTTAAATGCAGACCAGATTGTCGCATTCTCATCTGCTGGATTCTTTAACTCAATCAGACCGATCGGCAGACCGTTAACAAACAAAACAACATCTGGTCTTCGGTTATTGCGTTCTTCTATTACGGTAAATTGATTGACTGCTAAAAACTCATTATTTTCAATATTCTTAAAATCAAAGAGCCAAACTACGTCGTGTTTAATACTGCCGTCATTTCTCTTGTATTCAACGGGCACACCATTTGTGACCATTCTGTGAAACAACTGATTATTAATAATCAGATTTTGGCTCTCGGTTCTTAAAATCTTTTTAATTGCTTCATCAATGGCATAACTTGGAATATCAGGATTTATTAATTCCAGAGCATCTTTTAATCTTCTAACCAAAACAACTTCATTATAATTTCTTTCTGCAAATAGTCCGCCTTCAGAAATATCCGGACCATAAAGAATTGAATAACCTAAATCTTTTAGAATATCCAGAACTGCTAATTCAACTTCTGATTCAGTAATAACTTTAGTCATTAATCAATTTGTTCCTCGGATTGTTTATTATAGGCCTGTTTTATTAAGAACATTATATACTCAATTTGATTTAGATCAGTAAAGAGTACTTCAACATCGCCATTTCCCAAATGACCTTTCTCGCTCACGTCATTACATATACCTTGTGGGTCGGTAATTTCGTTATATTTAAGATTTAAAATTAATTTTAGACCGCTTTTCAACGGTATAACATCAACAAAATTAGTTGTGGATTTAAACGCAATATAAGCTTTAAGTATTTCTTCACGGACCGACGAACTTAGATTTAATATTCGTTTTTTCAATTCGTCAAACAAAATCTTGGTATTATCTCTTAAATACTCATGATCATTATATGTATATATCTTCTCATCTTTAGCTTTCTTAGCTTTTTTGTGTTTTTCTAGGTCATCTGGATGGAGATCAGGATATTTCCACACTTTTATAGCAATATCAATTATTTCTTTCGCTCGGGCTAAAATTTCTGATTCGTTCCAATGTTCTAAATTTGCCAAACGTCTATTTAATCTTATTGGACTATCTTTAAAACCTCCTTTCATATCTCTTTTTTCAATAAAGGGACGATCTGATAATTCAGAGTTATAACCTGTTAATGTTATATTACCTATTGTATGCAAGTATTTTTTTTGAATCTCTTTCCAATTTTCACCTAATTCACGTTGCCACTCTAATGATAGATTTTCATTTTGCGGCATAATATGTTCAATTGTGTAATCTTCAATACTAACTTTTTCTTTTCGGTCATAATTTTCTAACTTTCGTAAAAAATAATTTCGATTTCTAAAATTATAAATGTCTTTTAAAAGCAACATATTGGAAAATTCTTCATCGTTAGGGAATCTGCGATAACTTTCTTTTAATAACATTGTGGCATAGAAACTTGTAAGATAGTTGTTCTTATCTATTTCGTCATATAATGTTGCGAATGTTTTGTTCAATGAATTTGTTGGTATCCCGCAAATTGCTCTTCGAAAGACATAACTTTCGATGGCTTTTAATATCTCTATAAAAGTGTTTTTGTTGATTACATTATTTTTGTAATCGGCGTATACGCATAAAATAAAAGGATATGAAACATCTACTTTTAAGTCGTTAATATCAGAGAATATTGATTTTATTTCGTTATCTTCATCTTTTTCTAAAGCAATATTAACGAAGTATTCGGCATATGTATGAATGTCAGCAACTAATGATTTTATCGCCAAATATTTTTGATTATCGAAATTTTCCGTTGGCAAAGAATTTTGGCTAATATACGATTTGATATATTTATTTGAGTATTCCTTAAATTCTATATACACTTCATCGATCCTAGGGATGCGCCGTGTTTTTACTGTGAGATAATCTCTGATAAATCTATCAAAATACGCAGAATATTCAGCATGTCCAAAACATTTTTCAATTTTATACCAATAATCCTTATAAATCTCGTTTTGTTGTTCGGGTTGTAGGTCCATCAGGATAAAATTCCGTATCAAATCGGCTTGACTCAATGCGAGCCCGGTTGCGTTGAGTGTTTCAAAAATCAGTTGGGGGTTATCTCTTTCTCTGTCTAAAGCAACATCAATAATAAGCAATTTTGATATACCTTTATATATTTTTTCAATGTCGTCGTTTTGTATTTTTTTAACAAACAGATCATAAATTTCTTTTATCCTCTTAGAATAGTTTTCTGGTAACTCCTTATCATCTAAGATGTTGAACAGTGTTTCTTTGTCGCTTTGTGTCAAAACTAATTTATATTTTTTCTCGTCTGATTCGTTATTATTGAGCAGATATCTGTTTAAAATTTTTCTGCTTTCTTGTTCGTTTTTTTCTTCTTTTAATTTATTGCTGATTGCTTTTAGTAACAGCGTCAGTGTTGTCAATCGTTGCTGGCCATCGATGACTAATAATTCCGGCACGGTTGACATTTGGTATATCCCTTTTTGTATATAAACAATTGACCCAATAAAATGCCCAGCAATTCTATCATCGCTTCCCGTACGAATAATGTCATC contains these protein-coding regions:
- a CDS encoding glycosyltransferase family 39 protein — its product is MKKKTPKKPQIPGETKPILPQLSPKTIFIIALLLNLILSLLLFDPKLETGGDNALYLILGKSIISGLGLRDIHNPNQQPHTTVPPGFPLILGIGHVIFNNNFVAIKFIILLFSLGSLVITYYLLRHYLEKDYIIPLFVFATLPLYLQYSYALFSEIPFLFFTLLSFYLFEQAIKKESLLLLIFSSLAVVGSYYLRAAGLAFIVAFAIYLLWKRKIKWLIIFLLIILVLVLPWLIRNYSINKQNPYIDVLFVRNPYNLQSGKITISDFFNRIITNIKIYFFYALPQIFLPAISNSGLLTLLGIILTLIVIFGFFSKTGRIFLASIIGLIVYVGMLVVRPEVWSGDRFLLPVVPIILVYIFLGLKWLETKFKIKNFFTIAVGLLFIFINIIAILPQVKIALTNNSLYLKGDKYAGYSADWVRWFETIEWIDKNIAKDKIIMSRKPEFVYLLSGCRAIGYPFTEDQEQVKEAIAKCDYILLDNFYWTGTTRRYLLPVIQKEPDKYQVIFKSNKPEFYVLQVKK
- a CDS encoding type I restriction endonuclease subunit R, with the protein product MTKVITESEVELAVLDILKDLGYSILYGPDISEGGLFAERNYNEVVLVRRLKDALELINPDIPSYAIDEAIKKILRTESQNLIINNQLFHRMVTNGVPVEYKRNDGSIKHDVVWLFDFKNIENNEFLAVNQFTVIEERNNRRPDVVLFVNGLPIGLIELKNPADENATIWSAFNQFETYKQQIPSLFRFNEILVISDGWEARAGTLTSNKERFSPWKTIDSQKMPEHFSQLEVMLKGMLNKEVLLDLIRHFIVFEIDKDTKDGISKISKKLAIYHQYNAVNHAIKSTIRASAVSDSQVREKPEKYGLPSIREQPIGDKRAGVVWHTQGSGKSLIMVFFVGKLVLQPELENPTIILLTDRNDLDDQLFGTFSRCQELLRQEPKQAESREEIKELLKVSSGGIIFTTIQKFLPEIKGTKYPLLSERRNIIVIADEAHRSQYDFIDGFARHIRDALPNATFIGFTGTPIEKEDRSTPAVFGNYVDIYDIEQAINDKVTVPIYYESRLAKLELKPEERPHIDEDFEEVTEGEEREQKERLKTKWARLEKIVGAENRIKRVAEDIVQHWEKRLSVLDGKAMIVCMSRRICIDLHNEIIKLRPEWYHQDDDKGIIKIVMTGSATDPPQWQEHIRNKERRRAIGERMKDPSDPLKIVIVRDMWLTGFDVPSLHTMYIDKPMRGHSLMQAIARVNRVFKDKNGGLIVDYIGIAVDLQKAVAQYTESGGKGRPVFDQEEAVKVLLEQYEIIKAMFYGFDYTRFFQLDTNEKIQFLRDAMEHILKQENGKERFIINVRKLMLAFALSVPNEKALAIKDEVGLFQAIKSMMMKSTLISEREKGDIESAIKQILSKAIVSDRVIDIFAAAGLKKPDISILSDEFLAEIKGMPQKNLAFEVLKKILSDEIKIRFRKNIVEGRRFSELLEEAIRKYTNRTVETAQIIEELITLAKEIRESHKRGEKLNLSEEELAFYDALETNDSAVKILGDAVLRTIARELFETVRRNVTIDWTLRENVQAKLRVMVKRILRKYGYPPDKQQKATDTVLEQAHLICKEWVKV
- a CDS encoding DUF262 and DUF1524 domain-containing protein, whose protein sequence is MKANETNFLTILDGTKQLLIPIYQRTYSWTKQQCEKLYDDIIRTGSDDRIAGHFIGSIVYIQKGIYQMSTVPELLVIDGQQRLTTLTLLLKAISNKLKEEKNEQESRKILNRYLLNNNESDEKKYKLVLTQSDKETLFNILDDKELPENYSKRIKEIYDLFVKKIQNDDIEKIYKGISKLLIIDVALDRERDNPQLIFETLNATGLALSQADLIRNFILMDLQPEQQNEIYKDYWYKIEKCFGHAEYSAYFDRFIRDYLTVKTRRIPRIDEVYIEFKEYSNKYIKSYISQNSLPTENFDNQKYLAIKSLVADIHTYAEYFVNIALEKDEDNEIKSIFSDINDLKVDVSYPFILCVYADYKNNVINKNTFIEILKAIESYVFRRAICGIPTNSLNKTFATLYDEIDKNNYLTSFYATMLLKESYRRFPNDEEFSNMLLLKDIYNFRNRNYFLRKLENYDRKEKVSIEDYTIEHIMPQNENLSLEWQRELGENWKEIQKKYLHTIGNITLTGYNSELSDRPFIEKRDMKGGFKDSPIRLNRRLANLEHWNESEILARAKEIIDIAIKVWKYPDLHPDDLEKHKKAKKAKDEKIYTYNDHEYLRDNTKILFDELKKRILNLSSSVREEILKAYIAFKSTTNFVDVIPLKSGLKLILNLKYNEITDPQGICNDVSEKGHLGNGDVEVLFTDLNQIEYIMFLIKQAYNKQSEEQID